One genomic window of bacterium includes the following:
- a CDS encoding zinc ribbon domain-containing protein codes for MDNHHINFVCPKCSNTQYEIGEFRATGGMLSKLFDVQNKRFTTVTCTRCKYTEIYKADSSTIGNIFDFFTN; via the coding sequence ATGGATAATCATCACATTAACTTTGTATGCCCAAAATGCTCAAACACTCAATACGAAATCGGAGAATTCAGGGCAACAGGAGGTATGCTAAGCAAACTATTTGATGTTCAGAATAAACGGTTTACAACTGTAACGTGTACGAGATGCAAATATACGGAAATTTACAAAGCTGATTCAAGTACTATCGGTAATATTTTTGACTTTTTTACTAATTGA
- a CDS encoding pyruvate, phosphate dikinase: protein LIKDQVEAGVKHIENILNLKFGDSENPLLVSVRSGARISMPGMMDTVLNLGLNEDAVKGLTAKSGNERFAWDSYRRFVQMYGDVVLGMKPEEKDDIDPFEKIINDVKEKNGIKNDTELTVEALKELVVKFKEAVKKYTGKDFPTNPWDQLWGAVEAVFGSWNNDRAIVYRKLNSIPHEWGTAVNVQSMVFGNMGDNSATGVAFTRDAATGENIFNGEYLINAQGEDVVAGIRTPQQITLEGSKRWAKLAGVSEDDRKNNYPSLEETMPEVFKDLIKVENKLEDHYKDMQDLEFTIQDGKLWLLQTRTGKRTGAAMVRIAMEMLEAGIIDEKTALLRVEPNKLNELLHPVFDNDALAKAYVVTKGLPASPGAATGKIVFFADEAEEWKSRGENVVLVRIETSPEDLSGMNAANGILTARGGMTSHAAVVARGMGKCCVSGAGKLVIDYKKRTMTVAGKTLKEGDWISLNGTTGEVLEGKVDTRDPELSGNFGKLMDLCDKYTKLGVRTNADTPHDSTVAREFGAQGIGLCRTEHMFFEGDRIIAVREMILAEDEAGRRKALDKLLPMQREDFEGIFTAMKGLPVTIRFLDPPLHEFVPHEEKNQKEMAEQMGISVQKIKEKVDSLAEFNPMLGHRGCRLGNTYPEITEMQTRAILEAALNCKGRGIDARPEIMVPLIGTKTELVKQEEIIRKTADKVFGERGEKIDFLVGTMIEIPRAALTADKIAEAAEFFSFGTNDLTQMTFGYSRDDAGKFLPFYIDNGILPNDPFQVLDQEGVGQLVEMATERGRSTRPNLKVGICGEHGGEPNSVKFCHKVGMNYVSCSPYRVPIARLAAAQAAIEQD from the coding sequence GTCTTATCAAAGATCAGGTTGAAGCAGGAGTAAAACACATTGAAAATATTCTGAACCTGAAGTTCGGTGACAGCGAGAATCCTCTTCTCGTTTCAGTCAGATCCGGAGCACGAATATCAATGCCCGGTATGATGGACACGGTTCTCAACCTCGGTTTAAACGAAGATGCAGTTAAAGGGCTTACGGCAAAGTCCGGCAATGAGAGATTTGCATGGGATTCATACAGGCGTTTTGTTCAGATGTACGGTGATGTTGTTCTTGGAATGAAGCCTGAGGAAAAGGATGATATTGACCCCTTTGAGAAGATTATTAATGATGTAAAAGAGAAAAATGGAATTAAAAACGATACTGAACTTACTGTAGAAGCCTTAAAAGAGCTTGTTGTAAAATTCAAAGAGGCTGTTAAAAAGTATACTGGTAAAGATTTTCCGACAAACCCGTGGGATCAGCTCTGGGGAGCAGTTGAAGCTGTTTTCGGAAGCTGGAATAATGATCGTGCAATTGTGTACAGAAAACTCAACAGTATCCCTCATGAGTGGGGAACAGCTGTAAATGTTCAGTCAATGGTTTTCGGGAACATGGGTGATAACTCTGCAACAGGGGTTGCATTTACACGTGACGCTGCAACGGGTGAAAATATATTTAACGGCGAGTATCTCATCAATGCCCAGGGGGAAGATGTTGTGGCAGGTATCAGAACACCTCAGCAGATAACTCTTGAAGGATCAAAAAGATGGGCGAAGCTTGCAGGGGTAAGTGAAGATGACCGTAAAAACAATTATCCTTCCCTTGAAGAAACGATGCCGGAAGTTTTTAAAGATCTAATCAAGGTTGAAAATAAACTTGAAGATCATTATAAAGATATGCAGGACCTTGAATTCACAATCCAGGATGGAAAACTATGGCTTCTGCAGACCAGAACAGGAAAGCGTACAGGTGCTGCAATGGTTCGTATTGCAATGGAGATGCTTGAAGCGGGAATTATTGACGAGAAAACAGCTCTTCTGCGCGTAGAGCCGAATAAATTAAATGAACTGCTTCATCCGGTATTTGATAATGACGCTCTTGCAAAAGCGTATGTTGTTACAAAAGGCCTTCCTGCTTCTCCCGGAGCTGCAACAGGAAAGATAGTATTTTTTGCAGATGAAGCTGAAGAATGGAAATCAAGAGGCGAGAATGTCGTACTTGTAAGAATTGAAACATCGCCTGAAGATCTTTCAGGAATGAATGCTGCCAACGGAATTTTAACTGCGCGCGGAGGTATGACTTCTCATGCAGCAGTTGTTGCGAGAGGAATGGGCAAGTGCTGTGTATCAGGAGCAGGCAAACTTGTTATTGATTATAAAAAGCGCACCATGACAGTCGCAGGTAAAACTTTAAAAGAAGGCGACTGGATTTCTCTTAACGGAACAACAGGAGAAGTTCTTGAAGGCAAAGTTGATACAAGAGATCCGGAACTGAGCGGCAATTTCGGCAAACTGATGGACCTTTGTGACAAATATACAAAATTGGGCGTAAGAACCAATGCGGACACACCGCATGATTCAACAGTTGCACGAGAATTCGGAGCACAGGGAATAGGGCTCTGCAGAACAGAGCATATGTTTTTTGAAGGAGATCGAATTATCGCTGTGCGTGAGATGATTCTTGCAGAAGACGAAGCAGGAAGAAGAAAAGCTCTTGATAAACTTCTTCCGATGCAGAGAGAAGATTTTGAAGGAATTTTTACAGCAATGAAAGGCCTGCCTGTAACAATCAGATTTCTTGATCCTCCTCTGCACGAGTTTGTCCCCCATGAAGAGAAGAATCAGAAAGAGATGGCAGAGCAGATGGGTATATCTGTCCAGAAGATTAAAGAGAAGGTGGATTCACTTGCTGAATTCAATCCTATGCTTGGGCACAGAGGCTGCCGTCTTGGAAACACATATCCTGAAATTACTGAGATGCAGACCAGAGCTATTCTCGAAGCTGCACTTAATTGTAAAGGCAGGGGCATTGATGCCAGGCCTGAGATTATGGTGCCGCTTATCGGTACAAAGACAGAGCTTGTAAAGCAGGAAGAAATCATAAGGAAAACAGCTGACAAGGTTTTTGGAGAACGGGGTGAAAAAATAGATTTCCTTGTAGGTACAATGATAGAGATCCCGCGTGCTGCTCTTACTGCAGATAAAATTGCAGAAGCTGCAGAATTTTTCTCATTTGGTACAAATGACCTTACTCAGATGACTTTCGGATACTCACGTGATGATGCAGGCAAGTTCCTTCCATTCTACATTGATAACGGAATTCTTCCCAACGATCCTTTCCAGGTTCTGGATCAGGAGGGAGTGGGCCAGCTTGTTGAGATGGCAACTGAAAGAGGAAGAAGTACACGTCCCAATCTAAAAGTAGGAATTTGCGGTGAGCACGGCGGAGAGCCGAATTCCGTCAAGTTCTGCCATAAGGTAGGTATGAACTATGTTTCTTGTTCTCCATACCGTGTGCCTATTGCGCGGCTTGCCGCTGCTCAGGCTGCTATTGAGCAGGATTAA
- a CDS encoding nitroreductase: MEKQESVFNLIQKRRSRRSYTGEPLTEEQIRIFKNFFMENQRGPFLNKVRFSIVSQQGYSGTPVKLSTYGMIKGAVQFIAGAVYNDYLCYEDFGYAMEKNILQATRMDLGTCWLGASFRKNRFAAAVNLRHNEVIPAISPVGKSVKDLTLRESAIRFFAASKKRRTWKELFFTSDNKMPITPEAAGSYADALEAVRLGPSASNKQPWRIVKDASKNQFDFFLKPSKQYGDPDNKFQLQHIDIGIAMCHFELVSAEAGIKGKWQILEDREKIFPEALYIVSWIQTN, from the coding sequence ATGGAAAAACAAGAATCCGTGTTTAATCTGATACAAAAACGCAGATCAAGACGTTCCTATACAGGGGAGCCCCTTACAGAGGAGCAGATAAGGATTTTTAAAAACTTTTTTATGGAAAACCAGAGGGGCCCCTTTTTAAATAAGGTAAGATTCTCAATTGTCAGTCAGCAGGGATATTCGGGAACTCCTGTAAAACTAAGTACATACGGAATGATAAAAGGAGCCGTGCAATTTATAGCAGGTGCAGTTTATAATGACTATTTGTGCTATGAGGATTTTGGGTATGCTATGGAGAAAAATATTCTGCAGGCAACTCGGATGGACCTCGGCACATGCTGGTTAGGGGCATCTTTCAGAAAAAACCGTTTTGCAGCAGCAGTAAACCTGCGGCATAACGAAGTTATTCCTGCAATCTCACCTGTAGGAAAATCTGTTAAAGACCTGACTCTGCGTGAATCGGCAATACGGTTTTTTGCAGCATCAAAAAAACGAAGAACGTGGAAGGAGCTGTTCTTTACAAGTGATAACAAAATGCCAATAACTCCTGAAGCAGCAGGCAGTTATGCAGATGCTCTCGAAGCTGTAAGATTGGGGCCTTCAGCATCAAATAAGCAGCCGTGGAGAATTGTAAAGGATGCTTCGAAAAACCAATTTGATTTTTTCCTTAAACCTTCAAAACAGTACGGAGATCCTGATAATAAATTTCAATTACAGCACATTGATATCGGTATTGCAATGTGTCATTTTGAATTGGTATCAGCAGAGGCAGGAATAAAAGGTAAATGGCAGATTCTGGAAGACAGGGAGAAAATTTTTCCGGAAGCCTTATACATTGTAAGCTGGATTCAGACAAATTAA
- a CDS encoding FGGY-family carbohydrate kinase: MDKQYIIVHDMGTSSDKAAMVTVHGRLVAEVKKEYPIFHPAPGFAEQNPEDLWDAICSTTRELVKITKTGPDDIAGITMASQSQCILPVDKQGTPLRPMISWLDGRSADIMRTKVWKKPKIQGYNPFLLLRYLKITGGAPGHTGKDQIGKLLWLKENEPEIFNNTYKFLDAKDYITFKLTGNMVTSIDLAYIWWMLDSRKKDYKWHDKLCKLAGITPEQLSEIRESSAVIGEITEAAAKTTGLKPGIPVVNGASDLAASAIGSGALGNEEFHICVGTSGWVAGHAEKRKIDLAHYAGCMGSGYPYKYYLAMAHQETSGVCLEWLKNNVLYHKQQIVNEANVHEVYQVLDQLAEQAGPGAGGLMFTPWMYGERCPLNDDHIRGGLFNVSLDHSREHIIRAVFEGIAFNTRWALETLEKLYKKQDELPMIGGGAKSDIWCQIMADITNRKIKRVANPQQSAGTGAALLASLGLGYIKSFDDIPRYIKYDKTFSPNPENREMYDRLFKEFKNIYKQNKSWYKRINQHLS; encoded by the coding sequence ATGGATAAACAATACATTATCGTTCATGACATGGGAACAAGTTCAGACAAAGCCGCAATGGTTACTGTACACGGGCGTCTTGTTGCAGAAGTAAAAAAGGAGTATCCGATTTTTCATCCTGCACCGGGATTTGCAGAACAGAATCCGGAAGACCTCTGGGATGCAATTTGTTCAACGACTAGAGAGCTTGTTAAAATAACAAAAACAGGTCCTGATGATATTGCAGGAATCACAATGGCTTCGCAAAGCCAGTGTATTCTTCCTGTTGATAAACAGGGCACACCTCTAAGGCCTATGATAAGCTGGCTTGACGGAAGAAGTGCAGACATTATGCGTACAAAGGTCTGGAAAAAACCGAAAATTCAGGGATACAATCCGTTTCTTCTCCTGAGATACCTTAAAATAACAGGCGGTGCCCCGGGGCATACGGGAAAAGATCAGATAGGAAAACTCTTGTGGTTAAAGGAGAATGAACCGGAAATTTTTAACAACACATATAAATTCCTTGATGCAAAAGATTATATAACTTTTAAATTAACAGGCAATATGGTTACGTCCATAGACCTTGCATATATATGGTGGATGCTTGATTCAAGAAAAAAAGACTATAAGTGGCACGACAAATTGTGTAAGTTGGCAGGGATCACTCCTGAGCAGCTTTCGGAAATCAGGGAGAGCAGTGCTGTAATCGGTGAAATTACAGAGGCGGCAGCAAAAACCACAGGCCTTAAGCCGGGAATCCCTGTTGTTAACGGAGCAAGCGACCTTGCTGCTTCAGCTATCGGATCCGGAGCACTTGGGAATGAGGAATTCCATATCTGCGTGGGTACTTCCGGGTGGGTTGCAGGCCATGCAGAGAAGAGAAAAATTGATCTTGCACATTATGCAGGGTGTATGGGCAGCGGATATCCCTATAAATATTATCTTGCAATGGCACATCAGGAAACATCGGGAGTCTGTCTTGAGTGGCTTAAAAACAATGTACTTTACCATAAACAGCAGATTGTCAATGAAGCCAATGTTCATGAAGTGTACCAGGTACTGGATCAACTTGCAGAGCAGGCCGGCCCGGGGGCAGGAGGCCTTATGTTTACGCCGTGGATGTACGGCGAAAGATGTCCTCTTAATGACGACCATATCAGAGGGGGTTTGTTTAATGTAAGCCTGGATCATTCCAGGGAGCATATTATCAGAGCTGTTTTCGAAGGTATTGCATTTAACACAAGGTGGGCTCTTGAGACGCTTGAAAAACTCTATAAAAAACAGGATGAGCTTCCAATGATCGGCGGAGGTGCAAAAAGCGATATATGGTGTCAGATAATGGCGGACATAACTAACAGGAAGATAAAAAGAGTTGCCAATCCGCAGCAGAGTGCCGGAACAGGCGCAGCACTTCTTGCAAGTCTGGGCCTTGGCTACATCAAATCATTTGATGATATTCCCAGGTATATAAAATATGATAAAACATTCTCTCCCAATCCTGAAAACAGAGAGATGTACGACAGGCTGTTTAAAGAGTTTAAAAATATTTATAAACAAAACAAATCGTGGTATAAACGTATAAACCAACATTTGAGTTAA
- a CDS encoding alpha/beta hydrolase, translating to MNNKKQPYTLKYFSAFCAEGSAVKEELVRVSERVSLRAFKIKPAQENNNPLIIFVPGWITQPVSWKNVLAEITKDFPVIYVETREKRGGLTKGEKDFSIYAMSEDLINVIKYYNPGQGGFVLFGSSLGASLILHSAKNLSVKPKALVLIAPNAEFKVPFFWKMIITFFYPPLYFLIKPPVKWYLRKFRMNIEKDRAQYEKYANAIDAADPWKLKRAVMSLWKYKIWNSLKGIDIPCLFIGGSHDKLHEPESTKLMIDIIPESVYLDMKTNSATHSKEMVYHLREFLQQGR from the coding sequence ATGAATAATAAAAAACAACCGTATACTCTGAAATACTTTTCTGCCTTTTGTGCTGAAGGTTCGGCTGTTAAAGAAGAACTTGTGCGTGTTTCCGAGAGAGTTTCTCTCAGGGCTTTTAAAATCAAGCCTGCACAGGAAAACAATAATCCTTTGATTATTTTTGTTCCGGGTTGGATTACGCAGCCTGTTTCATGGAAAAATGTTCTTGCAGAGATTACAAAAGACTTCCCTGTTATTTATGTTGAAACCAGGGAGAAGAGGGGCGGCTTAACCAAAGGGGAAAAAGATTTCAGCATTTATGCGATGTCAGAAGATCTGATTAATGTAATAAAATATTATAATCCCGGGCAGGGCGGCTTTGTTTTATTCGGCAGTTCACTTGGTGCATCTCTAATTCTGCATTCTGCAAAAAATCTTTCTGTAAAGCCCAAAGCTCTTGTACTTATTGCACCTAATGCGGAATTTAAGGTGCCGTTTTTCTGGAAGATGATTATCACTTTTTTCTATCCCCCGCTTTATTTTTTGATTAAACCTCCTGTAAAGTGGTATTTAAGAAAATTCAGAATGAATATTGAGAAGGATAGGGCTCAATATGAAAAATACGCGAATGCCATTGATGCTGCTGATCCGTGGAAACTAAAGCGCGCAGTAATGTCCCTATGGAAGTATAAGATATGGAACAGCTTAAAGGGCATAGACATACCGTGCCTGTTTATCGGCGGTTCACATGATAAACTTCATGAGCCTGAAAGTACGAAATTAATGATAGATATTATTCCGGAATCGGTTTATCTTGACATGAAAACAAACAGCGCAACACACAGTAAAGAGATGGTTTATCATTTGCGGGAATTCTTACAACAGGGGAGATGA
- a CDS encoding prenyltransferase, producing MPMKNFIQTMILQIRGPFLILSVVLVAIGAAAASRVVPPVPVNIILILAGVILAHISVNLFNEISDYQTGIDSNTTRTPFSGGSGMLQTGVTSVKTVTIAAYGSLLSAGLIGIYFTFVSGWLILLFMIAGGLSVRFYTSHLAKIYLGEIGAGITLGTLVILGTFYALTGLISFQVLLLAIPPGLLTSLLLFLNEFPDAGADKQGGRRNLVLLLGKRKSSAVYAIGLICVYSLIAFSAFYTGAPQTILISLATIPIAIKAVLITEGNYNSIPELIPALGLNVAVIILTDLLIAIGLVM from the coding sequence ATGCCAATGAAAAATTTTATTCAAACTATGATTTTACAGATACGGGGGCCCTTTCTTATTTTATCAGTTGTACTTGTTGCAATAGGAGCTGCTGCAGCATCAAGAGTTGTACCTCCTGTTCCGGTAAATATAATATTGATTTTAGCAGGAGTGATCCTTGCGCACATATCTGTTAATCTTTTTAATGAGATTTCAGATTATCAAACCGGAATAGACAGCAATACAACGCGTACGCCTTTCAGCGGCGGCAGCGGCATGCTTCAGACAGGTGTAACATCTGTTAAAACTGTTACAATTGCTGCTTACGGATCTCTGCTATCCGCCGGCCTGATTGGCATCTACTTTACGTTTGTATCCGGCTGGCTTATACTTCTCTTTATGATTGCAGGCGGCCTTTCTGTCAGATTTTATACATCCCATTTGGCTAAAATATATTTAGGCGAGATTGGTGCAGGTATAACCCTTGGAACTCTGGTAATTCTGGGAACTTTTTATGCACTTACAGGCCTGATTAGTTTTCAGGTACTGTTACTAGCAATCCCTCCGGGCCTGCTTACAAGCCTGCTTCTCTTTCTTAATGAGTTTCCTGATGCGGGAGCTGACAAGCAGGGAGGACGACGTAATCTGGTACTGCTTCTTGGTAAAAGGAAAAGTTCGGCTGTTTATGCGATAGGGCTAATATGCGTCTATAGTTTAATTGCTTTTTCTGCATTTTATACAGGTGCGCCGCAGACAATATTAATTTCATTAGCAACAATTCCAATTGCCATTAAGGCAGTTCTTATTACAGAGGGGAACTACAATTCAATACCGGAACTTATTCCTGCTCTTGGACTTAATGTGGCAGTTATTATTTTAACGGATCTGCTTATTGCAATCGGGCTTGTAATGTAG